The DNA window GCTGAGCGAGCGCAGCCGGCCGAGCACGACGATCTCGGGGATCTCTTCGGCCTGCGGTCCGGCCACGGCGGGCGCGGACAGGTGGAGGGCGGCGGCGAGCAGCATCAGGCGGCAGCTTCTTCCATCACCGTGTCATAGCCCTCTTCCTCGAGCCTCAGCGCGAGGTCCGGGCCGCCGGTCCGCACGATCCGGCCATCGGCCAGAACGCTGACCCGGTCGGGTTTCACCACGTCGAGCAGGCGCTGGTAATGGGTGATGAGCAGCACGCCCTTGTCGCTCTTGCGCATGATCGAATTGATCCCGTCGCCCACCACGCGCAGCGCGTCGATGTCGAGGCCCGAATCGGTTTCGTCGAGCACGGCAAAGTCAGGGTCGAGTATGCCCATCTGGACCATTTCGGCGCGCTTCTTCTCGCCGCCCGAAAAGCCGACATTCACCTGCCGCTTGAGCATTTCCATGTCCATCTTGAGCAGGCCCGCCTTCTCCTTGGCGAGCTTGAGGAATTCGCCGCCCGAAACGGCTTCCTCGCCCCGGAACTTGCGCTGGGCGTTCAATGCCTCGCGCAGGAACTGGACGTTGGAGACGCCCGGGATCTCGACGGGGTACTGGAACCCGAGGAACAAGCCCGAGGCGGCGCGTTCGTGGGGTTCGAGTTCGAACAGGTCCTT is part of the Erythrobacter litoralis genome and encodes:
- the sufC gene encoding Fe-S cluster assembly ATPase SufC, which encodes MLAIENLTAEVGGKPILKGLTLEVAAGEIHAIMGPNGAGKSTLANVLGGKPGYEVTGGTVTFKGKDLFELEPHERAASGLFLGFQYPVEIPGVSNVQFLREALNAQRKFRGEEAVSGGEFLKLAKEKAGLLKMDMEMLKRQVNVGFSGGEKKRAEMVQMGILDPDFAVLDETDSGLDIDALRVVGDGINSIMRKSDKGVLLITHYQRLLDVVKPDRVSVLADGRIVRTGGPDLALRLEEEGYDTVMEEAAA